In Tachypleus tridentatus isolate NWPU-2018 chromosome 7, ASM421037v1, whole genome shotgun sequence, a genomic segment contains:
- the LOC143257361 gene encoding 5-hydroxytryptamine receptor 1-like isoform X1, with protein MDNNRTKYSSVVSEKQNPTNSHFFPSNNFHQENSSRRDSLKKKTSMSPSLNYTVANIDLEWTSEDNSSSEPHVTQDSTTLVPYSVSSFIALLLLLSFMIIATAIGNALVCISVYLVKKLRQPSNFLLVSLAVSDLCVSLLVMPFALHYELTGSWTLGPEVCDMWVAFDVTSCTASILNLCMISVDRYLAITKPLTYGVRRTSRRIWLCIAAVWVLSCLISVPPLIVLGNEHGSETKPTCEVSQNFGYQLYATLGSFYIPLLVMIFVYLKIYVAAKRVVEAEHKSLVYAQRSAWRNENGYCQSEGPLLVRKVCSVSIVTENNILSGSNTQEPSRNTTGNLLGVGDLPRSQTKSKSSMWKERKASITLGIIMSAFTVCWLPFFVLALLRAVDENVFSVSPPVRSLVLWLGYINSMMNPIIYVTFHHDFRRTFKELLCLRCSTVNATMRQESAFVYYATDCLLRNPQRKSIETALDLQRPCSVIQKKSTLTYNSHESFV; from the coding sequence cTTCCATCAAGAGAACAGTTCTCGGagagacagtttaaaaaaaaaaacatcaatgtCTCCTTCTTTGAACTATACTGTGGCAAATATTGATTTGGAATGGACGTCGGAGGACAACTCTTCTTCTGAGCCCCACGTGACTCAAGACTCTACCACGTTAGTTCCATACTCTGTTTCTTCTTTCATTGCTCTTTTGCTTCTGCTTAGTTTTATGATTATCGCCACAGCCATTGGAAACGCTTTAGTGTGTATCTCAGTCTACTTAGTAAAGAAGTTGCGTCAACCGTCGAACTTCCTGTTGGTTTCGTTGGCGGTTTCGGATCTGTGTGTATCTCTCCTCGTCATGCCCTTTGCTCTTCATTATGAGTTAACCGGCAGCTGGACTCTTGGTCCTGAAGTTTGTGACATGTGGGTGGCATTTGACGTCACCAGTTGCACTGCTTCCATCTTGAACCTGTGTATGATTAGTGTAGATCGTTATCTGGCCATAACCAAACCACTCACGTATGGGGTCCGCAGAACTTCCCGCAGAATCTGGCTCTGTATTGCTGCTGTGTGGGTGTTGTCGTGTCTCATTAGCGTACCACCTTTAATAGTTCTGGGAAACGAACACGGAAGTGAAACCAAACCCACTTGTGAAGTGAGCCAAAACTTCGGCTATCAGCTGTACGCCACTCTTGGCTCCTTCTACATTCCACTTCTGGTCATGATATTTGTGTACCTGAAGATTTACGTTGCAGCTAAGCGCGTAGTAGAAGCAGAGCATAAATCTCTCGTGTACGCTCAGCGTAGCGCTTGGAGGAATGAAAATGGCTACTGTCAGTCAGAAGGGCCTCTACTCGTTCGAAAGGTCTGTTCCGTATCAATTGTTACAGAAAACAATATTCTCTCTGGCTCTAATACGCAAGAACCTTCTCGGAATACCACTGGAAACCTCTTGGGCGTCGGAGACCTCCCGAGAAGTCAAACCAAAAGCAAGTCTTCCATGTGGAAAGAAAGGAAAGCTTCAATTACACTGGGAATTATCATGTCTGCTTTCACCGTTTGTTGGCTACCGTTCTTCGTGTTAGCTCTCCTTCGGGCCGTTGATGAAAACGTCTTCAGTGTTTCCCCTCCGGTTCGAAGTCTGGTTCTCTGGCTTGGATACATTAACTCTATGATGAACCCGATCATCTACGTCACCTTCCATCATGACTTTCGACGAACATTCAAGGAACTCCTATGCCTCCGATGCAGTACCGTTAATGCCACCATGAGGCAAGAAAGTGCATTCGTCTATTACGCTACAGACTGTCTTCTTCGAAACCCACAGAGAAAAAGCATAGAAACAGCATTAGATCTTCAGCGACCCTGCTCAGTCATTCAGAAAAAGAGTACTTTGACTTACAACTCACACGAGTCATTCGTATGA
- the LOC143257361 gene encoding 5-hydroxytryptamine receptor 1-like isoform X2 — protein sequence MSPSLNYTVANIDLEWTSEDNSSSEPHVTQDSTTLVPYSVSSFIALLLLLSFMIIATAIGNALVCISVYLVKKLRQPSNFLLVSLAVSDLCVSLLVMPFALHYELTGSWTLGPEVCDMWVAFDVTSCTASILNLCMISVDRYLAITKPLTYGVRRTSRRIWLCIAAVWVLSCLISVPPLIVLGNEHGSETKPTCEVSQNFGYQLYATLGSFYIPLLVMIFVYLKIYVAAKRVVEAEHKSLVYAQRSAWRNENGYCQSEGPLLVRKVCSVSIVTENNILSGSNTQEPSRNTTGNLLGVGDLPRSQTKSKSSMWKERKASITLGIIMSAFTVCWLPFFVLALLRAVDENVFSVSPPVRSLVLWLGYINSMMNPIIYVTFHHDFRRTFKELLCLRCSTVNATMRQESAFVYYATDCLLRNPQRKSIETALDLQRPCSVIQKKSTLTYNSHESFV from the coding sequence atgtCTCCTTCTTTGAACTATACTGTGGCAAATATTGATTTGGAATGGACGTCGGAGGACAACTCTTCTTCTGAGCCCCACGTGACTCAAGACTCTACCACGTTAGTTCCATACTCTGTTTCTTCTTTCATTGCTCTTTTGCTTCTGCTTAGTTTTATGATTATCGCCACAGCCATTGGAAACGCTTTAGTGTGTATCTCAGTCTACTTAGTAAAGAAGTTGCGTCAACCGTCGAACTTCCTGTTGGTTTCGTTGGCGGTTTCGGATCTGTGTGTATCTCTCCTCGTCATGCCCTTTGCTCTTCATTATGAGTTAACCGGCAGCTGGACTCTTGGTCCTGAAGTTTGTGACATGTGGGTGGCATTTGACGTCACCAGTTGCACTGCTTCCATCTTGAACCTGTGTATGATTAGTGTAGATCGTTATCTGGCCATAACCAAACCACTCACGTATGGGGTCCGCAGAACTTCCCGCAGAATCTGGCTCTGTATTGCTGCTGTGTGGGTGTTGTCGTGTCTCATTAGCGTACCACCTTTAATAGTTCTGGGAAACGAACACGGAAGTGAAACCAAACCCACTTGTGAAGTGAGCCAAAACTTCGGCTATCAGCTGTACGCCACTCTTGGCTCCTTCTACATTCCACTTCTGGTCATGATATTTGTGTACCTGAAGATTTACGTTGCAGCTAAGCGCGTAGTAGAAGCAGAGCATAAATCTCTCGTGTACGCTCAGCGTAGCGCTTGGAGGAATGAAAATGGCTACTGTCAGTCAGAAGGGCCTCTACTCGTTCGAAAGGTCTGTTCCGTATCAATTGTTACAGAAAACAATATTCTCTCTGGCTCTAATACGCAAGAACCTTCTCGGAATACCACTGGAAACCTCTTGGGCGTCGGAGACCTCCCGAGAAGTCAAACCAAAAGCAAGTCTTCCATGTGGAAAGAAAGGAAAGCTTCAATTACACTGGGAATTATCATGTCTGCTTTCACCGTTTGTTGGCTACCGTTCTTCGTGTTAGCTCTCCTTCGGGCCGTTGATGAAAACGTCTTCAGTGTTTCCCCTCCGGTTCGAAGTCTGGTTCTCTGGCTTGGATACATTAACTCTATGATGAACCCGATCATCTACGTCACCTTCCATCATGACTTTCGACGAACATTCAAGGAACTCCTATGCCTCCGATGCAGTACCGTTAATGCCACCATGAGGCAAGAAAGTGCATTCGTCTATTACGCTACAGACTGTCTTCTTCGAAACCCACAGAGAAAAAGCATAGAAACAGCATTAGATCTTCAGCGACCCTGCTCAGTCATTCAGAAAAAGAGTACTTTGACTTACAACTCACACGAGTCATTCGTATGA